One stretch of Amycolatopsis tolypomycina DNA includes these proteins:
- a CDS encoding discoidin domain-containing protein, which translates to MAEENEVAAVSRRHVLAAGTGLLAGFGLAAVLPGTASAASAAPAAPTAPESRKTDLALFRPVQVSSTDYAATPAEFAVDGLARTGVRGSGWRAGQGDGQWIVVDLQAACALESVVLTFEAQPGDPAFDDTASRSRTSGFEIQSSYATAFDLDVSGDGKAWRTVFHTDEGTGGVVTIPLSVTARWVRFTAGRRSTTNPLGLNGFQVFGTSREARPAVRGWTSFPVRPDDTPPALAVAADGTVPLDSGWVLTMDDWAPAGDGKALSASGVDTRGWLTATVPGTVLASLVAQGQLPDPVSGMNNLHVPEALSRHAWWYRRRFALPRGLDTSPGRHVWLEFDGVNHEAEIWLNGTRIGTQSHPFGRGAHDVTAALRRTGEQALAVKISPMPRPGSPGDKGADGSSWVDAGGTMFDNSPTYLAVSGWDWMPAVRDRASGLWDHVRLRSTGAAVLGDVRVDTKVPDGKTAEVTLTVPVRNAAATAQRVRVTAAFGSLNLTATVTVPAGQTTDVVFPKQRVENAKLWWPNGYGDPNLHDLTLTAAIGAATSDRRTVKIGLREIGYRYDLPIVIADGRATQTVELAPQNARFVRMQGLKRATGWGFSLWTMSVLNGSGPDLAQGKPSAAQSVADGNPPERAFDGDPNTRWTSEYSDNQWLQVDLGAATAFDRVVLTWETAYAATFKIQVSQDGGTWTDVASVDNSPKPLTFLVNGVKVFARGGSWGWDELLRRMPAERADAVVAMHRDMNFTMIRNWVGSSYRPELFDACDKYGILLWNEFWDGWSTDPANHDIFLAQAEDTVLRYRHHACAAVWFGCNEGTPPAVLDNALRDLVHTCTDLLYQGNSAGGVITGDGPYRWLDPKQYFTGEATGGKYGFWSEIGLPTVSVVESMRNLVGAGDPGWPIGAPWFLHDWSTNGNQSPQGYLAAIDARLAPSTSLAEFCRKAQFVNYESMRAIFEAWNAKLGNDATGVLLWMSHPAWHSTVWQTYDYDLDVNGSYYGARKGCEARHVQADLTTWQVRVVNHTPGALTGVTVTARLHGLDGAALGPARQQQLDVAPVSAAAAFAVPFDAGLPDLHLLRLTLTGEGGAVLSENTYWRYRTDTAMRALNQLPGARLTTTWRPDGDAYTATVRNDGRTVAAMIRLSLRERNGTDRVLPTRYGDNYFWLLPGETRTVRVEPRRRVPNAKLLVEAYNVAAKLTS; encoded by the coding sequence ATGGCGGAGGAGAACGAGGTGGCCGCGGTGTCACGACGGCACGTCCTGGCGGCCGGCACCGGGCTGCTGGCGGGGTTCGGCCTCGCGGCCGTCCTGCCCGGAACGGCGTCGGCCGCGTCGGCCGCGCCGGCCGCACCGACCGCGCCCGAGAGCCGGAAGACCGACCTCGCGCTGTTCCGGCCGGTGCAGGTGTCCTCGACGGACTACGCCGCCACCCCGGCCGAGTTCGCCGTCGACGGCCTCGCCCGCACCGGCGTCCGCGGCTCCGGCTGGCGCGCCGGCCAGGGCGACGGCCAGTGGATCGTCGTCGACCTGCAGGCGGCCTGCGCCCTCGAGTCGGTGGTGCTCACCTTCGAGGCCCAGCCCGGCGACCCGGCCTTCGACGACACCGCCTCCCGCTCCCGGACCAGCGGTTTCGAGATCCAGTCCAGCTACGCGACGGCGTTCGACCTCGACGTCTCCGGCGACGGCAAGGCCTGGCGCACCGTCTTCCACACCGACGAGGGCACCGGCGGCGTCGTCACCATCCCGCTCTCGGTCACCGCGCGCTGGGTGCGGTTCACCGCCGGCCGCCGCTCGACGACCAACCCCTTGGGCCTCAACGGCTTCCAGGTGTTCGGCACGAGCCGCGAAGCCCGGCCCGCCGTCCGCGGCTGGACGAGCTTCCCGGTGCGCCCGGACGACACCCCGCCCGCCCTCGCCGTGGCGGCCGACGGGACCGTGCCGCTGGACTCCGGCTGGGTCCTCACCATGGACGACTGGGCGCCCGCCGGCGACGGCAAGGCACTCTCGGCGTCCGGTGTGGACACTCGTGGCTGGCTGACGGCGACCGTGCCCGGCACCGTGCTGGCCTCGCTCGTGGCACAGGGGCAGCTGCCCGATCCGGTCTCCGGGATGAACAACCTGCACGTCCCGGAAGCCCTCTCGCGCCACGCGTGGTGGTACCGCCGCCGCTTCGCCCTCCCGCGCGGCCTCGACACGTCCCCGGGCCGGCACGTCTGGCTCGAGTTCGACGGGGTCAACCACGAGGCCGAGATCTGGCTCAACGGCACGCGGATCGGCACCCAGAGCCACCCGTTCGGCCGCGGCGCGCACGACGTGACCGCCGCGCTCCGCCGCACCGGCGAGCAGGCCCTCGCGGTGAAGATCTCGCCGATGCCGCGGCCCGGCAGCCCCGGCGACAAGGGCGCCGACGGCAGCTCCTGGGTCGACGCGGGCGGCACGATGTTCGACAACTCGCCGACCTACCTCGCCGTGTCCGGCTGGGACTGGATGCCCGCGGTCCGCGACCGCGCGTCCGGCCTCTGGGACCACGTCCGCCTGCGCTCCACCGGCGCCGCGGTGCTCGGCGACGTCCGCGTCGACACGAAGGTGCCCGACGGCAAGACGGCCGAAGTCACCCTGACCGTGCCGGTGCGCAACGCCGCCGCGACGGCCCAGCGCGTCCGGGTCACCGCCGCGTTCGGCTCGCTGAACCTGACGGCCACCGTGACGGTCCCGGCCGGGCAGACCACCGACGTCGTGTTCCCGAAGCAGCGGGTCGAGAACGCGAAGCTCTGGTGGCCCAACGGCTACGGCGACCCGAACCTCCACGACCTGACACTGACCGCGGCGATCGGCGCCGCCACGAGCGACCGGCGGACGGTCAAGATCGGCCTGCGCGAGATCGGCTACCGCTACGACCTGCCGATCGTCATCGCCGACGGCCGCGCCACGCAGACCGTCGAGCTCGCACCGCAGAACGCCCGGTTCGTCCGCATGCAGGGCCTGAAGCGCGCCACCGGCTGGGGCTTCTCGCTCTGGACGATGTCCGTGCTGAACGGCTCGGGTCCCGACCTGGCACAGGGCAAGCCGTCGGCGGCGCAGTCGGTGGCCGACGGCAACCCGCCGGAACGCGCCTTCGACGGCGACCCGAACACCCGCTGGACGTCCGAATACAGCGACAACCAGTGGCTGCAGGTCGACCTCGGCGCCGCGACGGCGTTCGACCGCGTGGTGCTGACCTGGGAGACCGCCTACGCGGCGACCTTCAAGATCCAGGTGTCGCAGGACGGCGGCACCTGGACCGACGTCGCGTCGGTCGACAACAGCCCGAAGCCGCTGACGTTCCTCGTCAACGGCGTCAAGGTCTTCGCCCGCGGCGGCAGCTGGGGCTGGGACGAGCTGCTGCGCCGGATGCCCGCCGAGCGGGCCGACGCCGTCGTCGCGATGCACCGCGACATGAACTTCACCATGATCCGCAACTGGGTCGGGTCGTCCTACCGGCCGGAGCTGTTCGACGCCTGCGACAAGTACGGCATCCTGCTGTGGAACGAGTTCTGGGACGGCTGGTCGACCGACCCGGCCAACCACGACATCTTCCTGGCCCAGGCCGAGGACACCGTGCTGCGCTACCGCCACCACGCGTGCGCGGCCGTCTGGTTCGGCTGCAACGAGGGCACGCCGCCCGCGGTGCTCGACAACGCCCTGCGCGACCTCGTCCACACCTGCACCGACCTGCTCTACCAGGGCAATTCGGCCGGCGGCGTGATCACCGGCGACGGCCCCTACCGCTGGCTGGACCCGAAGCAGTACTTCACCGGGGAGGCGACGGGCGGCAAGTACGGGTTCTGGAGCGAGATCGGCCTGCCGACGGTGTCCGTGGTCGAGAGCATGCGCAACCTGGTCGGGGCCGGCGACCCGGGCTGGCCGATCGGCGCGCCGTGGTTCCTGCACGACTGGTCCACCAACGGCAACCAGTCCCCGCAGGGCTACCTGGCCGCGATCGACGCCCGGCTCGCGCCGTCGACCAGCCTGGCCGAGTTCTGCCGCAAGGCACAGTTCGTCAACTACGAGAGCATGCGCGCGATCTTCGAGGCGTGGAACGCGAAACTGGGGAACGACGCCACCGGCGTGCTGCTGTGGATGTCGCACCCTGCCTGGCACAGCACGGTCTGGCAGACCTACGACTACGACCTCGACGTCAACGGCAGCTACTACGGCGCGCGCAAGGGCTGCGAAGCCCGGCACGTCCAGGCCGACCTGACGACGTGGCAGGTGCGGGTGGTCAACCACACGCCGGGCGCGCTGACCGGCGTGACCGTCACCGCCCGGCTGCACGGCCTGGACGGGGCGGCGCTCGGCCCGGCCCGGCAGCAGCAGCTCGACGTGGCCCCGGTGTCGGCGGCGGCCGCGTTCGCCGTCCCGTTCGACGCCGGCCTGCCCGACCTGCACCTGCTCCGGCTGACCCTGACCGGCGAGGGCGGCGCGGTGCTGTCGGAGAACACGTACTGGCGCTACCGCACGGACACCGCGATGCGCGCGCTCAACCAGCTCCCCGGGGCCCGGCTGACCACGACGTGGCGCCCGGACGGCGACGCCTACACCGCGACTGTCCGCAACGACGGGAGGACGGTCGCGGCGATGATCCGGCTGTCGCTGCGGGAGCGCAACGGCACCGACCGCGTGTTGCCCACCCGCTACGGCGACAACTACTTCTGGTTGCTGCCGGGGGAGACCCGCACGGTCCGCGTCGAGCCGCGGCGCCGGGTGCCGAACGCGAAACTGCTGGTGGAGGCGTACAACGTGGCTGCGAAGCTCACGTCGTAG
- a CDS encoding MerR family transcriptional regulator yields the protein MEPDNDAPPGAGAWAPGKVAELLGVSPVTLRSWSARYGIGPPAAAGRHRRYSDGDVRRLQHMQRLVARGMPVREAAEAAFGHAPAGLEVPAARRARELEDAAEELRYASVAGLLDETLGTLGPAAAWTDVLAPVLRGLGDRWQRGDVCFASEWALTSEISLAFERFSRRFPAAVPGRPVLLACCPAERHSLPIEALRATLAEAAVPVAYLGQLVPAETVADLAARLDPVLVVLWATAPATADDLLAARLGGLGCAVGTAGPGWAHLGDRGFRWVNDIASAVELAVEHAGA from the coding sequence GTGGAACCGGACAACGACGCGCCGCCCGGCGCCGGGGCATGGGCGCCCGGAAAGGTGGCGGAGCTGCTCGGGGTGTCGCCGGTGACGCTGCGCAGCTGGAGCGCGCGCTACGGGATCGGCCCGCCCGCCGCGGCCGGACGGCACCGCCGCTACTCCGACGGGGACGTCCGCCGCCTGCAGCACATGCAGCGGCTGGTCGCGCGGGGGATGCCGGTGCGGGAGGCGGCCGAGGCGGCGTTCGGCCACGCGCCCGCCGGGCTCGAGGTGCCGGCGGCGCGCCGCGCGCGCGAGCTCGAGGACGCCGCGGAGGAGCTCAGGTACGCCTCGGTGGCCGGGCTGCTGGACGAGACGCTGGGCACGCTGGGCCCGGCCGCCGCCTGGACCGACGTCCTGGCGCCGGTGCTGCGCGGCCTCGGCGACCGCTGGCAGCGCGGCGACGTCTGCTTCGCGTCGGAATGGGCGTTGACGTCGGAGATCTCGCTGGCGTTCGAACGGTTCAGCCGCCGGTTCCCGGCGGCGGTGCCGGGCCGCCCGGTGCTGCTGGCCTGCTGCCCGGCCGAACGGCATTCCCTGCCGATCGAGGCGCTGCGGGCGACGCTCGCCGAGGCGGCGGTCCCGGTGGCCTACCTCGGCCAGCTCGTGCCCGCGGAAACGGTGGCGGACCTGGCGGCCCGCCTCGACCCGGTCCTGGTGGTGCTGTGGGCCACCGCGCCGGCGACCGCCGACGACCTGCTGGCGGCGCGCCTCGGCGGGCTGGGCTGCGCGGTGGGGACGGCCGGACCGGGCTGGGCCCACCTCGGTGACCGCGGCTTCCGCTGGGTGAACGACATCGCCTCGGCGGTGGAGCTCGCCGTGGAGCACGCCGGGGCCTGA
- a CDS encoding STAS domain-containing protein — MTDHTAPDIATTTDDGIVIVRCAGELDLDGAPRLRDALLDPIRDGARGVVVDLTQTTFCDSTVFSVLVEVSRAASARNVPYAIAAGETAVTRPLQILGLDRVLPLHAGLDAAQAAVG; from the coding sequence ATGACCGACCACACCGCGCCCGACATCGCCACCACGACCGACGACGGCATCGTGATCGTCCGCTGCGCGGGCGAGCTCGACCTGGACGGCGCGCCCCGCCTGCGGGACGCGCTGCTGGATCCGATCCGGGACGGCGCGCGGGGAGTCGTCGTGGACCTCACCCAGACGACCTTCTGCGACTCGACCGTCTTCAGCGTGCTGGTCGAGGTGTCCCGCGCCGCCTCCGCGCGCAACGTGCCGTACGCCATCGCCGCGGGCGAGACCGCGGTCACCCGGCCGCTGCAGATCCTCGGCCTGGACCGGGTGCTGCCGCTGCACGCGGGGCTCGACGCCGCGCAGGCGGCCGTCGGCTGA
- the glgA gene encoding glycogen synthase: MKVGLLTREYPPEVYGGAGVHVEFLARELRPLVDLDVHCWGADRADATGHTDPHGYRQPAFTTMDIAVSMANALEGHDLAHSHTWYANLAGHLAKLTHGIPHVVTAHSLEPLRPWKAEQLGGGYRVSSWIEREAYEAADAIVAVSGGMRRDVLAAYPAVPPERVHVIHNGIDTTLYRPDPGTEALAKHGIDPDRPYVLFVGRITRQKGVPHLVRAGASLDPGVQLVLCAGGADTPELDAEFRGLVAELEKTRTGVRWIPEMLPRDEVVQLLTHAAVFACPSVYEPLGIVNLEAMACGTPVVASDVGGIPEVVDDGRTGLLVHYDEQDPQGFEAGLAAALNEVVGSPDRAAAMGTAGRERAVGEFGWKAIAERTVALYEACGRSL; encoded by the coding sequence ATGAAGGTCGGCCTGCTCACCCGCGAATACCCGCCGGAGGTCTACGGCGGTGCCGGGGTCCACGTGGAGTTCCTCGCCCGGGAGTTGCGACCGCTGGTCGATCTCGACGTGCACTGCTGGGGCGCCGACCGCGCCGACGCCACCGGGCACACCGATCCGCACGGCTACCGGCAGCCCGCGTTCACGACCATGGACATCGCCGTGTCCATGGCCAACGCCCTCGAAGGCCACGACCTCGCGCACAGCCACACCTGGTACGCGAACCTCGCCGGGCACCTGGCCAAGCTGACGCACGGCATCCCGCACGTCGTCACCGCGCACTCGCTGGAGCCGCTGCGGCCGTGGAAGGCCGAGCAGCTCGGCGGCGGCTACCGCGTCTCGTCGTGGATCGAGCGCGAAGCCTACGAAGCCGCGGACGCGATCGTCGCGGTCAGCGGCGGGATGCGCCGGGACGTCCTGGCGGCCTACCCGGCGGTGCCGCCCGAGCGCGTGCACGTGATCCACAACGGCATCGACACCACGCTCTACCGCCCCGACCCGGGCACCGAGGCGCTGGCCAAGCACGGCATCGACCCGGACCGCCCGTACGTGCTGTTCGTCGGCCGGATCACCCGGCAGAAGGGCGTCCCGCACCTGGTCCGGGCCGGCGCTTCGCTCGACCCCGGCGTCCAGCTGGTGCTGTGCGCCGGCGGCGCCGACACCCCCGAGCTGGACGCGGAGTTCCGCGGCCTGGTCGCCGAGCTGGAGAAGACGCGCACCGGCGTCCGCTGGATCCCGGAGATGCTGCCGCGCGACGAGGTCGTGCAGCTGCTCACCCATGCCGCGGTGTTCGCCTGCCCGTCGGTCTACGAGCCGCTCGGCATCGTGAACCTCGAGGCGATGGCCTGCGGCACGCCGGTGGTGGCCAGCGACGTCGGCGGCATCCCCGAAGTCGTCGACGACGGCCGGACCGGGCTGCTGGTGCACTACGACGAACAGGACCCGCAGGGGTTCGAGGCGGGCCTGGCCGCCGCGCTGAACGAGGTGGTGGGCTCCCCGGACCGGGCCGCCGCGATGGGCACCGCCGGCCGCGAGCGCGCGGTCGGCGAGTTCGGCTGGAAGGCGATCGCCGAGCGGACGGTCGCCCTCTACGAGGCGTGCGGGAGGTCGCTGTGA
- the glgC gene encoding glucose-1-phosphate adenylyltransferase, which yields MNSECHVLGIVLAGGEGKRLMPLTADRAKPAVPFGGTHRLIDFVLSNLVHGGIRRLCVLTQYKSHSLDRHISTTWRLSSLTGEYVTPVPAQQRLGPRWYQGSADAIHQSLNLVHDENPEYIAVFGADNIYRMDPRQMLEAHIASGAGVTVAGIRVPRKEASSFGVIRTTDGLLIDAFMEKPADPPGLPDSPEEAYVSMGNYIFTTKVMLEALYADAENAASHHDMGRDIIPALVKSGEAAVYDFNTNVVPGETERDHGYWRDVGTIDSYYDAHVDLISTHPIFNLYNRRWPILAHPGQRAAAKFVEGGSANQSIVSNGCIISGAQVVDSVLSPDVIVEQGAVVQGSVLLDGARVGRGAVVRRAILDKNVVVPAGAHIGVDLARDRGHYHVSEGGIVVLGKGERAI from the coding sequence GTGAACAGCGAATGCCATGTCCTGGGCATCGTGCTCGCGGGCGGGGAGGGCAAGCGCCTGATGCCGCTGACGGCGGACCGGGCGAAACCGGCGGTGCCCTTCGGCGGCACCCACCGCCTGATCGACTTCGTGCTGTCGAACCTGGTGCACGGCGGCATCCGGCGGCTGTGCGTGCTGACGCAGTACAAGTCGCACTCGCTCGACCGGCACATCTCGACGACCTGGCGGCTGTCGTCGCTGACCGGCGAGTACGTCACGCCGGTGCCGGCGCAGCAGCGGCTGGGCCCGCGCTGGTACCAGGGCAGCGCCGACGCCATCCACCAGAGCCTCAACCTCGTCCACGACGAAAACCCCGAGTACATCGCGGTGTTCGGGGCGGACAACATCTACCGGATGGACCCGCGGCAGATGCTGGAGGCGCACATCGCCTCCGGCGCGGGCGTCACCGTCGCCGGCATCCGGGTCCCGCGGAAGGAGGCGAGCTCGTTCGGCGTCATCCGGACCACCGACGGGCTGCTGATCGACGCCTTCATGGAGAAGCCCGCGGACCCGCCGGGCCTGCCGGACTCCCCCGAAGAGGCGTACGTGTCCATGGGGAACTACATCTTCACCACGAAGGTGATGCTGGAAGCGCTTTACGCCGACGCCGAAAACGCCGCGTCACACCACGACATGGGCCGCGACATCATCCCGGCACTGGTCAAATCGGGCGAAGCCGCCGTCTACGACTTCAACACCAACGTCGTGCCCGGCGAGACCGAACGCGACCACGGCTACTGGCGCGACGTCGGGACCATCGACAGCTACTACGACGCGCACGTCGACCTGATTTCGACGCACCCGATCTTCAACCTCTACAACCGGCGGTGGCCGATCCTCGCCCACCCCGGCCAGCGCGCGGCGGCGAAGTTCGTCGAGGGCGGCTCGGCGAACCAGTCGATCGTCAGCAACGGCTGCATCATCTCCGGCGCCCAGGTCGTCGACTCGGTGCTCTCCCCCGACGTCATCGTCGAGCAGGGCGCGGTGGTGCAGGGCTCGGTCCTGCTCGACGGCGCCCGCGTCGGCCGCGGCGCGGTGGTGCGGCGGGCCATCCTGGACAAGAACGTCGTGGTCCCGGCGGGCGCGCACATCGGCGTCGACCTCGCCCGCGACCGCGGGCACTACCACGTCAGCGAGGGCGGCATCGTCGTGCTGGGCAAGGGGGAACGCGCGATCTAG
- a CDS encoding NADPH:quinone reductase: MKAVVYRRHGGPEVLELSERAVADPGPGEVRVRIVVSAVNPTDWKARSGLRAEPGTEIPETVPNQDGAGVVDAVGPDVTGFAPGDRVWLIIAGAYGPASGTAQEYTVLPASKLVRLPDGAGFDEGAGLGIPALTAHRALTVAEDGPARLSPGALAGRTVLVSGGAGAVGNAAIQLARWAGATVIATVSSAEKEALARAAGAQHVLRYPDPSLGTNIREIAPDGVDLVVEVAMGANAKLHTEVLRPRGTVATYGDDRGTGTVTLDFGTNLWLNARYQFLVLYTVGEDKLRAGAEDITAALADGALGVGEQRGVPLHRFELAETAKAHAASEDGVTGKVLIDVGPAD, translated from the coding sequence ATGAAGGCAGTCGTCTACCGCCGGCACGGCGGACCCGAGGTGCTGGAGCTGTCGGAGCGGGCCGTCGCGGACCCGGGACCGGGTGAGGTGCGCGTCCGGATCGTCGTCTCCGCGGTCAACCCCACGGACTGGAAGGCCCGCAGCGGCCTGCGCGCCGAGCCCGGCACCGAAATCCCGGAAACGGTCCCCAACCAGGACGGCGCGGGCGTGGTCGACGCGGTCGGCCCGGACGTCACCGGCTTCGCACCCGGCGACCGCGTGTGGCTGATCATCGCGGGCGCGTACGGGCCCGCGTCCGGCACGGCGCAGGAGTACACGGTGCTGCCGGCGTCGAAGCTGGTCCGCCTGCCCGACGGCGCCGGCTTCGACGAGGGCGCGGGGCTGGGCATCCCGGCCCTGACCGCGCACCGGGCGCTCACCGTCGCCGAGGACGGCCCGGCCCGCCTCTCCCCTGGAGCACTGGCGGGCCGCACGGTGCTGGTCAGCGGCGGCGCGGGCGCCGTGGGCAACGCGGCGATCCAGCTGGCCCGCTGGGCCGGCGCGACGGTGATCGCCACGGTCAGCAGCGCGGAGAAGGAGGCACTGGCCCGGGCGGCGGGCGCCCAGCACGTGCTGCGCTACCCCGACCCATCGCTGGGCACGAACATCCGCGAGATCGCGCCGGACGGCGTGGACCTGGTGGTCGAGGTGGCGATGGGGGCCAACGCAAAGCTGCACACGGAGGTCCTGCGCCCCCGCGGAACGGTCGCGACGTACGGCGACGACCGGGGCACCGGGACGGTGACCCTGGACTTCGGGACGAACCTGTGGCTGAACGCCCGGTACCAGTTCCTGGTGCTGTACACGGTGGGCGAGGACAAGCTGCGCGCGGGCGCCGAGGACATCACGGCGGCTCTGGCGGACGGCGCACTGGGAGTCGGCGAGCAGCGTGGGGTGCCGTTGCACCGGTTCGAGCTGGCGGAGACGGCGAAGGCGCACGCGGCATCGGAGGACGGGGTGACCGGCAAGGTGCTGATCGACGTCGGTCCGGCGGACTGA
- a CDS encoding AfsR/SARP family transcriptional regulator — protein sequence MEFRVLGPVQVLGGGRPIGPSGPRQERILAALLLDAGRVVPVSRLVEVVWDGEPPATAVRQVRNLTTALRRTLVAAGAGEDVLTAEGPGFVLRPAGFDLHAFEDLAARGEYRAALACWRGPALAGVDSAALRPDAERLAERRLAVLEQCLAAEVDAGDDGTVAELTALVAAHPLREGLVGLLMRALHRAGRQADAIDAYQRAKRRLADELGITPGAPLRASYAQLLHEEPAPGRCFLPYDVPDFTGRAADVAVALDALRAGRPVVVDGMAGVGKTAFAVRVAHRAAADFPDGQLFVDLHGHTPGRDPLPPEAALSALLMQTGVPASRQPDGLDERAALWRSRVAGRRLLVVLDNARSASQVVPLLPGGTGVAVLVTGRRRLAAVDGALGLCLDVLPPPEAEALFAAAAGGRAGAGVARLCGFLPLALRIAAARLQARPLWTVDDLVARLGSERRRLGELRAGDRDVAAAFALSYRDLTPPQRRMFRVLGCHPGGDFAAAAAAALYGTDVTEAERLLEDLLDAHLLRQPAPHRYGFHDLIAEHARAEADAGEAATALGRLLDHYRDGEFSFVAERANLVAVTALNGHDEHAWRIADRAVAALREQGHRDELTALARAGARAADRLGDPHARQLGLANLTTAHWETGRLAEAVETSTARLRLVRESGDRAAEAAALARLGAVHGMLGRYADAVRRYRQALVLAAETGSHEVACLAWGNLSNAQEMLGRYEEALTSAAHARAIREEIGDARGAILASAQLGLVLARLGRLPEARSTVSTAVGAAVEADYAFGEAWSRIDLAEVLLADGCARQARAEAERACAILGRLHHPLLLTMAANSSAATAQAMGDPAAAAAAYRLALTTARRIGYRAQEARALLGLGVAEAALGRDAECHLREGRALFAEMGLTAAALS from the coding sequence ATGGAGTTCCGCGTCCTGGGTCCGGTGCAAGTGCTCGGCGGCGGACGGCCGATCGGGCCGTCCGGGCCGCGGCAGGAACGCATCCTGGCGGCGCTGCTGCTCGACGCCGGCCGGGTCGTGCCGGTGTCGCGGCTGGTCGAGGTCGTCTGGGACGGCGAACCCCCGGCCACCGCGGTGCGCCAGGTCCGCAACCTCACCACGGCGCTGCGGCGCACGCTCGTCGCGGCCGGGGCCGGCGAAGACGTCCTCACCGCCGAAGGACCCGGCTTCGTGCTGCGGCCGGCCGGGTTCGACCTCCACGCGTTCGAGGACCTCGCGGCCCGCGGCGAGTACCGGGCGGCACTGGCCTGCTGGCGCGGCCCCGCGCTCGCCGGCGTCGACAGCGCGGCCCTGCGCCCGGATGCCGAACGGCTGGCGGAACGCCGGCTGGCCGTGCTCGAACAGTGCCTGGCCGCCGAGGTCGACGCCGGCGACGACGGCACCGTCGCCGAGCTGACCGCGCTGGTCGCCGCGCACCCGTTGCGCGAAGGCCTGGTCGGGCTGCTCATGCGGGCGCTGCACCGGGCCGGGCGGCAGGCCGACGCGATCGACGCCTACCAGCGCGCCAAGCGGCGGCTGGCCGACGAGCTCGGGATCACGCCGGGCGCGCCGCTGCGTGCGTCGTACGCACAGCTGCTGCACGAGGAGCCCGCGCCCGGCCGCTGCTTCCTGCCCTACGACGTCCCGGACTTCACCGGTCGCGCGGCCGACGTCGCCGTCGCGCTCGACGCGCTGCGCGCCGGGCGGCCGGTGGTCGTCGACGGGATGGCCGGGGTCGGGAAGACCGCGTTCGCGGTCCGCGTCGCGCACCGGGCCGCCGCCGACTTCCCGGACGGGCAGCTGTTCGTCGATCTGCACGGCCACACGCCGGGCCGCGACCCGCTGCCGCCGGAAGCCGCGCTCTCGGCGTTGCTGATGCAGACCGGCGTGCCGGCGAGCCGCCAGCCGGACGGCCTCGACGAACGGGCCGCGCTGTGGCGTTCGCGCGTGGCCGGGCGCCGCCTGCTCGTCGTGCTGGACAACGCCCGCTCGGCGAGCCAGGTGGTGCCGCTGCTGCCCGGGGGCACGGGCGTGGCGGTGCTGGTGACCGGACGGCGCCGGCTCGCCGCGGTGGACGGCGCGCTCGGGCTCTGCCTGGACGTCCTGCCGCCGCCGGAAGCCGAGGCCCTGTTCGCGGCCGCGGCCGGGGGACGGGCCGGCGCCGGGGTCGCGCGGCTGTGCGGCTTCCTGCCGCTGGCGCTGCGGATCGCCGCCGCCCGGCTGCAGGCACGTCCACTGTGGACGGTGGACGACCTGGTGGCGCGGCTGGGCTCCGAACGGCGACGGCTGGGGGAGCTGCGCGCGGGCGACCGGGACGTCGCGGCGGCGTTCGCGCTGTCCTACCGCGATCTCACCCCGCCGCAGCGGCGGATGTTCCGCGTGCTGGGGTGCCACCCGGGCGGCGACTTCGCGGCCGCCGCGGCGGCCGCCCTGTACGGCACGGATGTCACCGAGGCGGAGCGGCTCCTGGAGGACCTGCTCGACGCGCACCTGCTGCGGCAGCCCGCGCCGCACCGCTACGGCTTCCACGACCTGATCGCCGAGCACGCGCGGGCGGAGGCGGACGCCGGCGAGGCCGCGACGGCGCTGGGCCGGCTCCTGGACCACTACCGCGACGGCGAGTTCTCCTTTGTCGCCGAACGCGCCAACCTGGTCGCCGTCACCGCGCTAAACGGCCACGACGAGCACGCGTGGCGGATCGCCGACCGCGCGGTGGCCGCGCTGCGGGAGCAGGGGCACCGCGACGAGCTGACGGCGCTGGCCCGCGCGGGTGCCCGGGCCGCGGACCGGCTCGGCGACCCGCACGCCCGCCAGCTCGGCCTGGCGAACCTCACGACGGCGCACTGGGAGACCGGACGGCTGGCCGAAGCCGTCGAGACGTCGACAGCGCGGCTGCGGCTGGTCCGCGAGTCGGGCGACCGCGCGGCGGAAGCGGCGGCCCTCGCCCGGCTCGGCGCGGTGCACGGCATGCTCGGCCGGTACGCCGACGCGGTCCGGCGCTACCGGCAGGCCCTGGTGCTGGCCGCGGAGACGGGCAGCCACGAGGTCGCATGCCTGGCTTGGGGCAACCTCAGCAACGCCCAGGAGATGCTCGGCCGGTACGAGGAGGCGCTGACGTCGGCGGCCCACGCCCGCGCGATCCGCGAGGAGATCGGCGACGCGCGGGGCGCGATCCTGGCGAGTGCGCAGCTGGGCCTGGTGCTGGCCCGCCTCGGCCGCCTGCCGGAGGCCCGGTCGACGGTCTCGACGGCGGTGGGCGCGGCGGTCGAGGCGGACTACGCGTTCGGGGAGGCGTGGAGCCGGATCGACCTCGCGGAGGTCCTCCTGGCGGACGGGTGCGCCCGCCAGGCGCGCGCCGAGGCCGAGCGGGCGTGCGCCATCCTCGGCCGGCTCCACCACCCGCTGCTGCTGACAATGGCGGCCAACAGCAGCGCAGCGACAGCCCAGGCGATGGGCGACCCAGCCGCGGCGGCCGCCGCCTACCGCCTGGCGCTCACGACCGCGCGCCGCATCGGGTACCGCGCCCAGGAGGCACGGGCGCTCCTGGGGCTGGGCGTCGCCGAGGCGGCGCTGGGGCGGGACGCGGAGTGCCACCTGCGGGAGGGGCGGGCCCTGTTCGCCGAAATGGGCCTCACCGCGGCCGCGCTGTCATGA